From the Thermococcus sp. 18S1 genome, one window contains:
- a CDS encoding ferritin family protein has protein sequence MEMVMQMEDVLDKLAQLSPKEILGYAIASEEDAKQFYEALAAKSGEVLGDFFRDLAKAEASHKKILLKLHEDLFGDTSYVVPEGIPFAETSVKVDTVANLIEAMRVALVNEKTAERIYTHLSEILPEHRGIFGFLAAQEKAHYASIRSHVEYLEDVTQGQPEYVNAPIEFFGAQLELYLGPHTRR, from the coding sequence ATGGAAATGGTGATGCAGATGGAGGATGTTCTTGACAAACTTGCCCAGCTCTCCCCCAAGGAGATACTGGGCTACGCCATTGCCTCCGAGGAGGACGCGAAACAATTCTATGAGGCCCTGGCGGCGAAAAGCGGCGAAGTTCTTGGAGACTTCTTCAGGGACCTTGCCAAGGCGGAAGCCAGCCACAAGAAGATACTGCTGAAGCTACACGAAGACCTCTTCGGGGATACCAGCTATGTTGTCCCAGAGGGAATACCCTTCGCCGAGACCTCTGTGAAGGTGGACACCGTGGCAAACCTTATCGAAGCAATGAGGGTTGCACTCGTCAACGAAAAAACTGCCGAGAGGATATACACCCATCTAAGCGAAATATTGCCTGAACACAGAGGAATATTCGGCTTCCTGGCCGCACAGGAGAAGGCGCACTACGCATCGATAAGGAGCCACGTTGAGTACCTCGAGGATGTCACACAGGGACAGCCGGAGTACGTGAACGCCCCCATAGAGTTCTTTGGGGCGCAGCTTGAGCTTTACCTGGGCCCCCACACCAGACGGTGA
- a CDS encoding FAD-dependent oxidoreductase: MRIVIVGNGPGGVELAKHLAGEFDVTLVEKENLPHYSKPMLSHYIAGFIPEEKLFPYSIDWYGEKGINLLLGTEAKLIDRLRKVLVTEGGEIPYDALVIATGARAREPSIKGKEHILTLRTLKDAKLIKERLEEEGEITILGGGFIALELAGNLAKAGYRVRLIHRGRTLLGLDEELSGIITEKLEGVGVEFHLETNALGADEDGLKTDKGYIKGRLKVCAFGIVPNKELAVRSGIHAGRGILIDDRFRTSARDVYAMGDCAEHGGTVGGTAKTAVGQAKVLANILRGVEDRYDFSFRSAFFKFADFGVAIIGKTKGSGSWIERDTKAFYEGERLVGAVVLGNVKKAFRLEKAIKEGLSID; the protein is encoded by the coding sequence GTGAGGATAGTTATAGTCGGCAACGGGCCCGGTGGGGTTGAACTCGCCAAGCACCTGGCCGGGGAGTTTGATGTAACACTCGTGGAAAAGGAAAACCTGCCCCACTACTCCAAGCCCATGCTGAGCCACTACATAGCGGGCTTCATCCCCGAGGAGAAGCTCTTTCCGTATTCCATCGACTGGTACGGGGAAAAGGGAATAAACCTGCTCCTCGGAACCGAGGCAAAGCTGATCGACAGGCTCAGAAAGGTTCTCGTGACGGAGGGGGGCGAGATACCCTACGACGCCCTCGTCATAGCGACCGGAGCGAGGGCCAGAGAACCCTCTATAAAAGGGAAGGAGCACATCCTAACGCTTAGAACCCTCAAAGATGCAAAGCTGATAAAAGAGCGCCTTGAGGAGGAGGGCGAGATAACCATCCTCGGCGGGGGATTCATAGCGCTCGAACTGGCCGGGAATCTGGCCAAGGCTGGCTATAGGGTTCGGCTGATCCACAGGGGGAGAACCTTACTCGGACTTGACGAGGAACTGAGTGGAATTATAACGGAAAAGCTCGAGGGGGTGGGCGTTGAGTTCCATCTGGAAACGAACGCCCTGGGCGCTGATGAGGATGGTCTGAAAACCGACAAAGGCTACATCAAGGGCAGGCTGAAGGTCTGCGCCTTCGGAATAGTGCCGAACAAAGAGCTGGCTGTGAGGAGCGGTATCCACGCCGGCAGGGGGATACTCATAGACGACCGCTTTAGGACCTCCGCGCGGGATGTCTACGCGATGGGTGACTGCGCCGAACACGGTGGCACCGTGGGGGGAACGGCAAAAACTGCGGTGGGACAGGCGAAGGTTCTCGCCAACATACTGAGGGGCGTTGAGGATCGATACGACTTCTCCTTCAGGTCGGCCTTCTTCAAGTTCGCAGACTTCGGCGTGGCGATTATCGGAAAGACGAAAGGGTCCGGGAGCTGGATCGAGAGGGACACAAAAGCATTCTACGAAGGGGAACGCCTCGTTGGGGCCGTTGTCCTTGGTAATGTAAAAAAAGCGTTCAGGCTCGAAAAAGCCATTAAAGAGGGACTGTCTATTGACTGA
- a CDS encoding rubrerythrin family protein, giving the protein MVVERKMTRKFLEDAFAGESMAHMRYLIFAEQAEKDGYPNIAKLFRAIAHAEFIHAKNHFIALGHLGKTPENLQAGIDGETYEVEEMYPVFKNTAEFQGEKDAVRTTHYALEAEKIHAELYTKAKELAESGKDIEIKKVYICPVCGYTAVDEAPEYCPVCGAPRDKFVVFE; this is encoded by the coding sequence ATGGTAGTGGAAAGAAAAATGACCCGGAAGTTTCTGGAGGATGCCTTCGCCGGCGAGAGCATGGCCCACATGAGATACCTGATTTTTGCCGAACAGGCGGAGAAAGATGGATATCCCAACATAGCCAAGCTTTTCAGGGCTATCGCCCATGCGGAGTTCATTCACGCGAAGAACCACTTTATAGCCCTCGGGCACCTGGGTAAGACCCCGGAGAACCTTCAGGCAGGTATAGACGGTGAAACCTACGAGGTCGAGGAGATGTACCCGGTCTTCAAGAACACCGCCGAGTTCCAGGGGGAGAAGGATGCCGTTAGAACCACCCACTACGCTTTGGAGGCCGAGAAAATACACGCCGAGCTTTACACCAAAGCCAAAGAGCTTGCCGAGAGCGGGAAGGACATTGAGATAAAGAAGGTTTACATCTGTCCCGTCTGCGGCTACACTGCGGTTGACGAGGCACCCGAATACTGCCCTGTGTGCGGTGCCCCCAGGGACAAGTTCGTGGTCTTTGAGTAA
- the rd gene encoding rubredoxin: MAKWKCIVCGYIYDEDEGDPDTGIEPGTKFEDLPEDWVCPLCGAPKDMFEKIE, from the coding sequence ATGGCGAAATGGAAGTGTATAGTCTGTGGCTACATCTACGATGAGGACGAGGGCGACCCCGACACGGGGATTGAGCCCGGAACCAAGTTCGAAGACCTTCCCGAGGACTGGGTCTGCCCGCTCTGCGGTGCACCAAAGGACATGTTTGAAAAGATAGAGTGA
- a CDS encoding class II SORL domain-containing protein: protein MISGTIKSGDWKGEKHVPVIEYEKEGDLVKVEVQVGKEIPHPNTPEHHIAWIELYFHPEGENFPILVGRVAFTNHSDPLTEPRAAFFFKTAKKGKLYALSYCNIHGLWENEVTLE, encoded by the coding sequence ATGATAAGCGGAACCATAAAGAGTGGAGACTGGAAGGGGGAGAAGCACGTCCCCGTTATAGAGTACGAGAAGGAGGGCGACCTCGTTAAGGTCGAGGTCCAGGTCGGCAAGGAGATACCGCACCCGAACACCCCCGAGCACCACATCGCCTGGATTGAGCTCTACTTCCACCCCGAGGGGGAGAACTTCCCGATTCTCGTCGGCAGGGTTGCCTTCACAAACCACAGCGACCCGCTCACCGAGCCCAGGGCGGCCTTCTTCTTCAAGACTGCCAAGAAGGGCAAGCTCTACGCCCTGAGCTACTGCAACATTCACGGCCTCTGGGAGAACGAGGTCACGCTTGAGTGA
- a CDS encoding iron-sulfur cluster assembly protein: MKVYMPNREWPEHYRAVLDELAKITDPVTGGDILDSGVVAGLEVADDTLKVWLNFESHAEYNITGASAIAYSKIIGDIIERFALVKFQNVYVYDLKNNPVGVFENKKGYTIEDISTERV, from the coding sequence ATGAAGGTTTACATGCCAAACAGGGAATGGCCTGAGCACTACAGAGCGGTTCTGGACGAGCTCGCCAAAATAACCGACCCCGTTACTGGAGGAGACATCCTGGATTCCGGTGTCGTTGCCGGCCTGGAAGTCGCGGACGACACGTTAAAGGTATGGCTCAACTTCGAGAGTCACGCCGAGTACAACATAACCGGAGCGAGTGCGATAGCGTACTCCAAGATAATCGGGGACATAATCGAGCGCTTTGCCCTTGTGAAGTTCCAGAACGTCTACGTCTACGACCTCAAGAACAACCCTGTTGGAGTGTTTGAGAACAAAAAGGGATACACAATCGAAGACATCAGCACTGAGAGGGTCTGA
- a CDS encoding iron-sulfur cluster assembly protein, translating into MGLFDVFTRKQTLSEPREDLPPDVKNVVRILRKVKDPETGLDIVDEGLLYGITVKGRSVELFLLMARSTPECHFCQMLAINLQNKILSDIVEVLKQEGFNKIKIYNEIGLLLAEG; encoded by the coding sequence TTGGGCCTCTTTGACGTTTTTACACGGAAACAGACGCTATCCGAACCAAGGGAAGACCTGCCCCCCGATGTCAAGAACGTGGTTCGAATCCTGCGGAAAGTGAAAGACCCAGAGACTGGACTGGACATCGTAGATGAAGGACTTCTCTACGGTATTACGGTCAAAGGTCGGAGTGTCGAGCTGTTTCTTCTGATGGCCCGATCAACACCTGAATGTCACTTCTGTCAGATGCTGGCCATAAACCTGCAGAACAAGATCTTAAGTGACATAGTTGAAGTCCTAAAGCAGGAAGGGTTTAATAAGATAAAGATTTACAATGAAATTGGTCTGCTACTTGCGGAGGGATGA
- a CDS encoding ferritin family protein, which yields MVRQEIDEGLPLEKVRDFSLEELLGMAIKAEIGARKFYESLAERIEIQALKDKIEWLAGEEGKHEALLRKMHESMFPGKEIIYPTEHIGPELQPVARELHRAEDILELIRWAIRAEDIAAKFYAEIENLVDTDDKKRLMRYISDMEKGHYYTLKAEYELLLDWEMYSGMMHVGP from the coding sequence ATGGTTCGACAGGAAATTGATGAGGGACTTCCCCTCGAGAAGGTCCGGGACTTCTCGCTCGAGGAACTCCTTGGAATGGCCATAAAGGCCGAGATCGGGGCGAGAAAGTTCTACGAGAGCCTTGCCGAAAGAATAGAGATCCAGGCCCTAAAGGATAAGATAGAGTGGCTCGCCGGGGAGGAGGGCAAGCACGAGGCGCTGCTCAGGAAAATGCACGAGTCAATGTTTCCCGGGAAGGAGATTATCTATCCAACGGAGCATATAGGGCCGGAGCTCCAGCCCGTGGCGAGGGAGCTTCACCGGGCCGAAGATATTCTGGAGCTCATCAGATGGGCCATCAGAGCGGAGGATATAGCGGCTAAATTCTACGCCGAGATCGAGAATCTCGTCGATACCGATGACAAAAAGAGGCTCATGCGCTACATCAGTGACATGGAGAAGGGCCACTACTACACACTGAAGGCTGAGTACGAGCTTCTTCTCGACTGGGAGATGTACAGCGGAATGATGCACGTTGGACCTTGA
- a CDS encoding DUF835 domain-containing protein, with protein sequence MIISPQWLTVALKIAASVVFLRAYLKSSRKSALFLSFGWISSIPVSPIGMGSNPEVECIFTGTAVAFTLLGILTLIEEEGGRKSPKAMHLTLPTLPALYGIIEASLGGSCTGTYVTSGVLLLIAGVVFTELMSTYYRRNATLFGAVLGISGIASMLHPVAYENGLLTPNVVMYTSLLMATMTAYAYYSVIYSRHFLELENLASMRGTETVVSGSSIVSEKDFKEISARLDGYPALAFLRNSTPMNGWISYRISTVQGPNVIPPTAMYRITETANMYLLEMERMGNKGIIIIEAVEFLKLYNDFRSVVKMLATLRDSVLIHDGALIIVTEKDIWDEGEWNILLRTLG encoded by the coding sequence ATGATAATAAGTCCTCAATGGTTAACTGTGGCGCTAAAAATAGCGGCCAGTGTTGTATTTTTGAGGGCTTATCTAAAGAGTAGCAGGAAATCAGCTCTCTTCCTATCCTTCGGGTGGATAAGCAGTATTCCCGTGTCCCCAATCGGTATGGGCTCAAATCCGGAAGTAGAATGTATCTTCACCGGAACGGCGGTTGCGTTCACACTTCTGGGCATACTGACCCTGATTGAGGAGGAGGGCGGCAGAAAATCGCCCAAGGCAATGCATCTCACCCTCCCCACACTCCCCGCGTTGTACGGTATAATAGAAGCATCCCTCGGCGGCTCATGCACTGGAACCTATGTTACCAGCGGGGTTCTGTTGCTTATAGCGGGAGTTGTATTCACCGAACTCATGTCCACATACTACAGAAGAAATGCAACTTTGTTTGGGGCAGTCCTGGGTATCTCAGGCATCGCGAGCATGTTGCACCCCGTAGCGTATGAGAACGGCCTCCTCACGCCCAACGTTGTCATGTACACCTCCCTACTGATGGCCACCATGACGGCATACGCGTACTACAGCGTTATATACAGCAGGCATTTTCTGGAACTGGAAAATCTTGCCTCCATGCGAGGGACGGAAACAGTCGTTTCAGGGAGCAGTATAGTGTCCGAGAAAGACTTCAAAGAAATTTCAGCTCGCCTTGATGGATACCCTGCACTGGCATTCCTCCGCAATTCAACGCCGATGAACGGATGGATAAGCTACCGGATAAGCACCGTGCAGGGTCCCAACGTGATACCCCCGACTGCAATGTACCGGATCACGGAGACCGCCAACATGTACCTCCTGGAGATGGAGAGGATGGGAAACAAAGGAATCATCATAATTGAGGCAGTCGAATTTCTTAAACTCTACAATGACTTCAGAAGCGTTGTCAAAATGCTGGCAACTCTAAGGGACAGCGTTCTCATCCACGATGGGGCCCTTATTATCGTCACCGAAAAAGATATCTGGGATGAGGGAGAGTGGAACATCCTGCTGAGGACCCTCGGGTGA
- a CDS encoding ferritin family protein has translation MCMVEPLVKRAYETEKKAAASYTDGLGLIRGQGLRYTKVEEVVGRIAVDTIIHKHLMKAILEAQKELEKLAGEGPIEEIKEVELVPEQKALVKRFAEMHLDIEKDMIETYQKMAEKMTHPLFKSLAEALVENEKEHHRILAELIAKYRE, from the coding sequence ATGTGCATGGTTGAACCACTTGTTAAGAGGGCCTATGAGACCGAAAAGAAGGCCGCCGCGAGCTACACCGATGGTCTCGGCCTCATAAGGGGACAGGGACTGAGGTACACCAAGGTTGAGGAAGTCGTTGGCAGGATAGCCGTCGACACAATAATCCACAAGCACCTGATGAAGGCCATTCTGGAAGCCCAGAAGGAGCTGGAGAAGCTCGCGGGAGAGGGGCCAATAGAGGAGATCAAGGAGGTCGAACTCGTACCCGAGCAGAAAGCCCTGGTCAAGCGCTTTGCCGAGATGCACCTGGACATCGAGAAGGACATGATAGAGACCTACCAGAAGATGGCGGAGAAGATGACCCACCCCCTGTTTAAGAGCCTCGCCGAGGCCCTTGTCGAGAACGAGAAGGAGCACCACAGGATTCTGGCGGAGCTAATAGCAAAGTACAGGGAGTGA
- a CDS encoding ferritin family protein yields MLAEKPYLLGREKPLSKREIAQALRWAIEAELDAISFYEQLAELIEDERIKHIFYDVANEEKEHVGEFLAALLEVDEELVKYMKEGFEEVEEETGIKVEL; encoded by the coding sequence ATGCTCGCTGAAAAGCCCTACCTCCTCGGGAGGGAGAAGCCCCTCTCAAAGAGGGAAATAGCTCAAGCCCTTCGCTGGGCCATCGAGGCCGAGCTCGACGCCATAAGCTTCTACGAACAGCTGGCCGAGCTGATAGAGGATGAGAGGATAAAGCACATATTCTACGACGTCGCCAACGAGGAAAAGGAGCACGTTGGGGAGTTTCTGGCGGCGCTCCTTGAGGTCGATGAGGAGCTCGTGAAGTACATGAAGGAAGGCTTTGAGGAGGTTGAGGAAGAGACCGGCATAAAGGTCGAACTGTGA
- the dps gene encoding DNA protection during starvation protein yields MSEHNRRLVEKAGIDVEKLLDMLLKAAAAEFTTYYYYTVLRNHAAGMEGETIKEIVEDARLEDRNHFEALVPRIYELGGELPRDIVDFSKMAWCRDAYLPEEPIVENILKVLLEAERCAVGVYTEICKYTFGKDPRTYDLALAILHEEIEHEAWFEELLTGKPSGHFRRTKPGESPFVSKFLR; encoded by the coding sequence ATGTCTGAACACAACCGAAGGCTTGTTGAGAAAGCCGGAATAGATGTGGAAAAACTCCTGGACATGTTGCTTAAAGCAGCCGCCGCGGAGTTTACGACCTATTACTACTACACGGTTCTGAGGAACCATGCGGCAGGTATGGAAGGTGAAACGATAAAGGAGATAGTCGAGGACGCCCGCCTTGAGGACAGGAACCATTTTGAGGCTCTGGTGCCGAGGATTTACGAGCTCGGCGGTGAGCTCCCGAGGGACATCGTTGACTTCTCCAAGATGGCCTGGTGCCGCGACGCTTACCTTCCCGAGGAGCCGATCGTTGAGAACATCCTCAAGGTTCTTCTGGAGGCGGAGCGCTGTGCGGTCGGTGTTTACACCGAGATATGCAAGTACACCTTTGGAAAAGACCCGAGAACGTACGACCTGGCCCTAGCGATACTCCACGAGGAGATCGAGCACGAGGCCTGGTTTGAGGAGCTCCTTACCGGCAAGCCGAGCGGCCACTTCAGGAGAACCAAGCCCGGAGAGAGCCCGTTCGTCTCGAAGTTCCTCAGGTGA
- a CDS encoding Fur family transcriptional regulator: MWKEKALKRLKESGYKLTPQRLKLVEILDRIGNEHPSLKDVLGEIRAEFPTMSFSTLYSNVLTLKELGLLELFSLDGETRVELNTEPHINLISGGKVIDFNDPEIIEKIRKKIGRDVKLVNVLVE, translated from the coding sequence ATGTGGAAAGAAAAGGCCCTCAAACGGCTCAAAGAGAGCGGATACAAGCTCACACCGCAGAGGCTCAAACTGGTGGAGATACTCGATAGAATCGGGAACGAGCACCCATCGCTCAAGGATGTTCTCGGCGAAATCAGGGCGGAGTTCCCAACCATGAGCTTTTCCACGCTCTACTCCAACGTCCTGACGCTGAAAGAGCTCGGCCTGCTCGAACTCTTCTCCCTGGACGGAGAAACGAGGGTGGAGCTCAACACGGAGCCGCACATCAACCTGATAAGCGGGGGCAAGGTTATCGACTTCAACGACCCCGAGATAATCGAAAAGATAAGGAAGAAGATCGGCCGGGACGTTAAGCTCGTCAACGTTCTGGTGGAATAA
- a CDS encoding ferritin family protein, translating to MNELEALALALEVEKAELKFYIRLAKKAGDERARKMFLFLANEEAGHWELFEEKFVEKLIEECELPAVDRAVLESLRVEADESKLSEVDAVRIGMEQEKKTWEFYERAAREAEHEDVRRVFEELAKVEKSHYELLKAQYDSVMKTGIWMDYQDFSLEVD from the coding sequence ATGAACGAACTTGAAGCTCTGGCCCTGGCCCTTGAAGTTGAGAAGGCCGAGTTGAAGTTCTACATAAGGCTGGCAAAAAAGGCCGGTGACGAGAGGGCCAGGAAGATGTTTCTGTTCCTGGCAAACGAAGAGGCGGGCCACTGGGAGCTGTTCGAGGAGAAGTTCGTCGAGAAGCTCATAGAGGAATGCGAACTTCCCGCCGTTGACAGGGCCGTCCTTGAGAGCCTTCGGGTGGAGGCCGACGAGAGCAAGCTGAGTGAAGTGGATGCAGTGAGAATAGGCATGGAGCAGGAAAAGAAGACCTGGGAGTTTTACGAGAGGGCCGCCAGGGAGGCGGAACACGAGGACGTCCGGCGCGTGTTTGAAGAGCTGGCGAAGGTGGAGAAGAGCCACTACGAGCTGCTCAAGGCCCAGTACGACTCGGTGATGAAGACCGGCATCTGGATGGACTATCAGGATTTCAGCCTTGAGGTGGACTGA
- a CDS encoding peroxiredoxin — MNYLDIGILDEDGTEKSLRDVVLGRWTVLYFYPKDNTPGCTTEAKEFTELLGEFEKLGFQVIGVSRDSPKSHVRFREKHGLRVRLISDPNAELHRALGAWGKKKRYGREYEGAIRSTFILNPEGEIVWEKRNVRAKGHAAKVLEEAKRLISGEG, encoded by the coding sequence ATGAACTACCTGGACATCGGGATTCTAGACGAGGACGGAACCGAGAAATCCCTCCGTGATGTTGTTCTTGGAAGGTGGACGGTTCTCTACTTCTACCCCAAGGACAACACGCCCGGCTGTACCACCGAGGCGAAGGAGTTCACGGAACTGCTTGGGGAGTTCGAAAAGCTCGGCTTTCAGGTGATAGGGGTTTCCAGGGACTCTCCGAAAAGCCACGTCCGCTTTAGAGAGAAGCACGGACTGAGGGTCAGGCTCATCAGCGACCCAAACGCTGAGCTTCACAGGGCCCTTGGTGCGTGGGGTAAGAAGAAGCGCTACGGCAGGGAATATGAAGGCGCGATAAGGAGCACGTTCATACTCAACCCAGAAGGAGAAATCGTGTGGGAAAAGCGCAACGTCCGCGCGAAGGGGCACGCGGCAAAGGTACTCGAGGAGGCCAAAAGACTAATTAGCGGGGAAGGCTAG
- a CDS encoding GNAT family N-acetyltransferase, which yields MAVKIERVEIPIELKDELVHFVFRVYQGTNGAYPALEWVENKPSTDDFEGFRKVYEPFLEFRLGKEFDELYVLRDDGGKIAGTVALVYNLEGKDVWWVPEEIRGEKTGLIEFFMVDPSYRGRGYGSRLLEFAIQRLRELGKVPYVITFPELEAYSYYMRKGFVKVMDYREFVVLKKV from the coding sequence ATGGCGGTGAAAATTGAGAGGGTCGAGATTCCCATTGAGCTGAAGGATGAGCTGGTTCACTTCGTCTTCAGGGTTTATCAGGGCACGAACGGAGCATATCCGGCGCTGGAATGGGTGGAAAACAAGCCATCAACGGACGACTTTGAGGGCTTCAGAAAGGTTTACGAACCGTTCCTTGAGTTCCGCCTTGGAAAGGAGTTCGACGAGCTCTACGTTCTGAGGGACGATGGGGGAAAGATAGCCGGAACGGTCGCCCTCGTCTACAACCTCGAAGGCAAGGACGTCTGGTGGGTGCCGGAGGAGATACGGGGGGAGAAAACCGGGCTCATAGAGTTCTTTATGGTCGACCCCTCGTACAGGGGCAGGGGCTACGGCTCCCGGCTGCTGGAGTTTGCCATTCAGCGCCTCAGGGAGCTCGGAAAAGTACCCTATGTGATAACCTTCCCGGAGCTTGAGGCTTATTCATATTATATGAGAAAGGGATTCGTCAAGGTGATGGACTACAGGGAGTTCGTTGTGCTGAAAAAAGTGTGA
- a CDS encoding molybdopterin-dependent oxidoreductase — MRKSIFAFLVIILLIGGTYILGRDDENTAPAEAPKEPGVIQVTGLVERPYNLTYDELSKLPSREVEAPLYCVGEPGKVRKNGTWKGVPLKTVLELAGPQSRAYKVALYASDGFTTDFYLDTVREDEDIIIAYEFNGEPITPRIVAPGRWGYKWIKYLTGIELVSYDFTGTWESAGYPDDAYIPDDLSPGR; from the coding sequence ATGAGAAAGAGTATTTTCGCATTTCTTGTAATCATACTCCTCATCGGTGGGACGTACATCCTGGGCAGAGATGACGAAAACACAGCCCCGGCCGAGGCACCAAAGGAACCGGGCGTCATCCAGGTCACGGGGCTCGTTGAAAGGCCCTACAACCTCACCTATGACGAGCTCTCGAAGCTCCCCTCCAGGGAAGTAGAGGCGCCTCTCTACTGCGTCGGCGAACCGGGAAAGGTCAGGAAAAACGGGACGTGGAAGGGTGTTCCGCTAAAGACAGTCCTCGAGCTCGCAGGCCCACAGAGTAGGGCATACAAGGTGGCCCTCTACGCCAGCGACGGTTTTACGACGGACTTCTACCTCGACACTGTAAGGGAGGACGAAGACATAATCATAGCATATGAGTTCAACGGCGAGCCGATAACCCCCCGAATAGTTGCCCCCGGCAGATGGGGATACAAGTGGATAAAGTACCTGACAGGAATCGAACTTGTAAGCTACGACTTCACTGGCACATGGGAGAGCGCCGGATATCCTGACGACGCTTACATCCCCGATGATTTATCCCCCGGCCGGTGA
- a CDS encoding ABC transporter ATP-binding protein — MSAVIEARDLHKYFGPIKALKGVTVEIPEGLTLILGPNGGGKSTFMKVALGLYKPTKGTVKLLGKDPWKHPETRKSVGVAFDPGRFPKLTTGREWLEFIARTRGANPDDVEKAAGLFGIEDALDRRIDGYSSGMVKRLSLAQAFVGEPAVVFLDEPLANLDFESVAEIVGIIGKWKGRGRSFILISHIWEPFEGLADYGVVISGGKVYLKGKFGEIVDGISDMFRPSGKDTGQNLE, encoded by the coding sequence ATGAGCGCGGTAATCGAGGCAAGGGATTTGCACAAGTACTTCGGGCCGATAAAAGCCCTTAAGGGTGTCACCGTCGAGATACCAGAGGGTCTGACGCTCATCCTCGGACCCAACGGCGGTGGAAAGAGCACCTTCATGAAGGTCGCACTGGGCCTCTACAAGCCGACTAAGGGGACCGTGAAGCTCCTCGGAAAGGACCCCTGGAAGCACCCAGAAACGAGGAAATCCGTTGGCGTGGCCTTCGACCCTGGAAGGTTCCCGAAGCTGACGACGGGACGGGAGTGGCTGGAGTTCATTGCGCGGACGCGGGGAGCGAACCCGGACGATGTTGAAAAGGCCGCCGGACTCTTTGGCATCGAAGACGCCCTCGATAGGAGGATAGACGGCTACTCCTCGGGAATGGTGAAGAGGCTCAGCCTCGCGCAGGCCTTCGTGGGAGAGCCGGCGGTTGTGTTCCTGGACGAGCCGCTGGCCAACCTGGACTTTGAGAGCGTCGCCGAAATCGTGGGCATCATCGGGAAGTGGAAGGGCAGGGGTAGGAGCTTCATTCTCATAAGCCACATATGGGAGCCCTTTGAAGGGCTGGCCGACTACGGGGTGGTCATCAGCGGCGGAAAGGTTTACCTGAAGGGGAAGTTCGGGGAAATAGTAGATGGTATATCCGATATGTTCCGCCCATCTGGGAAGGATACGGGCCAAAATCTAGAATGA
- a CDS encoding ABC transporter permease yields MREVLRWELRSPLNLVLASAGAVLVGTVMKRYYMTWSAGPHGGPHGVEVLGSVFRDAFTGDVYLILAILVPFIITLAVRLERDEGVALSVYSLPVSRVKILLAKFLAAFLALFLFVFSVHLLVFALHFSATPGAVLSVLKTHTLQMAFFYLSALLFMTSVAALIAIASPNTYVSIFGGFIVLYLPEFLGTTWYGPVPWRNFLTSHYFATISIRMDPLFSWAFVKITLLPALVLLALYLLIGNWRDVR; encoded by the coding sequence GTGAGGGAAGTCCTCCGCTGGGAGCTCCGCTCCCCGCTTAATTTAGTCCTGGCCTCGGCCGGGGCGGTTCTCGTTGGGACGGTGATGAAGAGGTACTACATGACATGGAGCGCCGGTCCCCATGGCGGGCCGCATGGGGTCGAGGTGCTTGGCTCCGTTTTCAGGGACGCCTTCACCGGCGACGTTTACCTGATCCTCGCGATACTGGTTCCCTTCATAATAACCCTGGCCGTAAGGCTGGAAAGGGACGAGGGCGTTGCCCTCTCGGTGTACTCCCTCCCGGTTTCGAGGGTTAAAATACTCCTAGCCAAGTTCCTGGCGGCTTTCCTCGCGCTCTTCCTCTTCGTCTTCTCGGTACATCTCCTCGTCTTTGCCCTGCACTTCTCGGCCACGCCAGGCGCCGTGCTCAGCGTTCTGAAAACCCACACCCTCCAGATGGCGTTCTTCTACCTCTCCGCCCTGCTCTTCATGACCTCGGTTGCGGCCCTGATAGCGATAGCCTCGCCCAACACCTACGTCTCCATCTTCGGGGGCTTCATAGTCCTTTACCTCCCCGAATTTTTGGGGACGACGTGGTACGGGCCGGTGCCGTGGAGGAATTTCCTGACAAGTCACTATTTCGCCACCATTTCGATTCGAATGGATCCGCTGTTCTCGTGGGCCTTCGTGAAGATAACCCTCCTCCCGGCGCTGGTGTTACTTGCCCTATACCTGCTCATCGGCAACTGGAGGGACGTGAGATGA